TATTCGCTTTATTGAGGAggtaaatattactttatttagatATCTATGTCCAAAGTAATTGCAAATATAttgagcattataaatgaaaagttATGTTTCCTTTATGCCATTTTTCAGTCGCTTGGAACCATGGACTATGGAAGAGCTAATGATTTTAACGGTTTAACTGCACTTGAACTAACTGGAACAGATCGAGTTGGGTTGATGTCTGAGGTTTTTGCAGTATTAGCTGAATTACAGTGTAATGTGGTAGATGCGAAAGTGTGGACTCACAATGGCCGAATTGCTTCAGTGATTTATGTGAAAGATTGCAATTCTGGATCTCCAATTGAGGACTCACAACAAATTAATAGAATTGAAGCACGATTAAGGAATGTCTTAAAAGGAGATAATGACATTAGGAGTGCTAAAATGACTGTTTCTGTGGAGGTCACTCACACAGAGAGAAGGCTACATCAGATGATGTTTGCAGATAGGGATTATGAGAGGAAGCCCGTTTTGAAGAGTTGTATCGATTACCCCATGGTAACAGTGCAAAATTGGGTGGAAAGAGGTTACTCGGTTGTGAATGTTCAGTGCAAAGATAGGATTAAGCTTTTGTTTGATGTTGTTTGCACATTGACGGACATGGAATATGTGGTGTTTCATGCAACTATTAACACATCTGGAGATAGAGCATATCTGGTATAAGTTGTTTGCACGTTTATCTGCTTAATTACtcaaattttgatgatataaGTTGTCTCATTAACTTGGTGTTTCTCAATGTCGTTATAGGAATTTTACATTAAGCACATTGATGGAACACCAATTAGTTCAGAACCTGAAAGGCAACGTGTGATTCAATGCCTACGAGCGGCAGTGGGAAGAAGAGCATCTGAGGtataattttgcattttttctcAGTTGAATTACTTGTTGTATAATGGTTCTTTCATCTTTGCAAATACTAATGGCAAAATTACTTGTAATCACAGGGTGTAAGGCTAGAATTATGCATGGAAGATAGGCAAGGGCTATTGGCAGATGTGACAAGAACGTTGAGAGAAAATGGTCTTAATATCACAAGAGCAGAAATATCAACAAGAGAGATGGTAGCAGTCAACGCATTCTATGTCACAGACGCCATAGGAAACCCTGCTGATCCAAAGATAATTGAAGCAGTTAGAGAAAAAGTTGGATTGAGTAAATTGAAAGTGAAGGAATTGCCAGTGATATATAATGAAAAGGCAGAAAGTGAAGAGCATACAGTTGGGGTGGGTGAAACAGTATTGTTCTCACTAGGGAGTCTAGTGAGAAGGAATCTATACAATCTGGGATTGATAAAATCATATTCTTGAAGTggaaaaaattgagaaactgGCTGAAGAAGAAGGATTGTTCCCAGCTCCAGATTGGTTGGCATATTCTTTTACTAGAGGTTGGAGGTTTGTGTAAGTACATGTGAATTAAAAAGGTCGGATTTGGTGATAGCAGGAATTAATTTGGTTGATGGAATAGAAATAGATAGACTTATTAGAACAAAACGAGTTTAGCACAGTAACACACTTGTACATAAACAACTCTATTGAATTAAAATAGATTCTTCccttttattctattttcaaaTCATAAACAAGAACTGGGTTGTTCCAAAATTTAGTTGTTTTTGTCATGATTGAGTGGGTGCTTTAATTGGAATCAAGTGGAATTAATCTTTCATGTCATTCATATTGATTAATGTGAGTCTCAGCAAGCTTTTGTTTTGAAGCAAAAAAACGaaagaaagacaaaatattaGGCTTAAGTCTTTTATGAAGGCGTGCCAAGGAAAATTCTGACCATTCAATTTTTCTCACAAACACGTGTCAAGACAAGCCTGTAAAAACACAAAGAACAGGGATTCAGAATAAGTTACACAAACAAGGAAAATTCgcaaaaacacaaataaaacttATTGCTAGTTTACCCTTGCAGGAAAAACACAGGTCTAAAGAAATGTCAAAACTCTTGAGAAAACCTCGAAAGCCACCTTTAGTGATTTTTTCACCGTCTGTTTAAAGGAGGCTCAATAAGACAAACATTCATCTTGTACTGCATATCAAgaagaattcaaaataaaagatTGAAGTGAGAATTAACACTGAAAGCCACACCAAGATTGTGAAGATTTATGGAAGGATGATGACATGCCCACATAAGAAGAACCATCACGGAAATATCAACCTCAACCAATTGAGAAAGGCGATAATAATAACAAGTGCATTATTAGATAAACATGAATTGTCTACCAACGAGAATAAAAAGTCCCTATAAAGATCATTCTTTATCGCTTTCTTTCATGGAGAACTTTGATTTGAAACTTTCCTCTTCcattaaaagaaaacattatgGAAAACTTACGAAGCATACGGAAGTGAAGCAAAGAAAGAGAATTTTATGCAAAATATTCAAATCCAAGCTTCTCTTTTTATAGTCGAAAAGTAAAGAAGTGAAGGGAGAATTGATCCTGACCATTCAGTTTTACTCACAAACATGTGTCAACCCTCATGAGGTGTAAACATTGCATATTCGATAGTATACTCCACAGGGAAAGTGAAATGATTAGATAGATACACCACTTGAAATATACGAGTTCATGATACCACCAACTTATATAATCCAAAAAATATAGTGAAATCTCCATGTGGtagaagattatcaaaattattgaagTCTTCTTCGCACTCTAAGAATTAGAGGTAATTGTTATACGATCAAAAAGTCCTCATCAAAGTCAACTCTTGAAATATGGCCATATATGCTAACTAGTGTATGTGACTATACAGTTTTCCAACTTGTAGTTATTAGCCcactaaaattatatctaaagtATAGATAACTTGATAAGCGATTAGTGACAGAAAAACTCTAACTAGATAGttcatgagaaaaaaaagactT
This sequence is a window from Mangifera indica cultivar Alphonso chromosome 20, CATAS_Mindica_2.1, whole genome shotgun sequence. Protein-coding genes within it:
- the LOC123203833 gene encoding ACT domain-containing protein ACR8-like is translated as MEWPAYLDEYEKLVIRMNTPRVVIDNAVCPTATLVKVDSARRHGILLEAVQILADQNLSIKKAYISSDGRWFMDVFHVTDLNGNKLRDESVIRFIEESLGTMDYGRANDFNGLTALELTGTDRVGLMSEVFAVLAELQCNVVDAKVWTHNGRIASVIYVKDCNSGSPIEDSQQINRIEARLRNVLKGDNDIRSAKMTVSVEVTHTERRLHQMMFADRDYERKPVLKSCIDYPMVTVQNWVERGYSVVNVQCKDRIKLLFDVVCTLTDMEYVVFHATINTSGDRAYLEFYIKHIDGTPISSEPERQRVIQCLRAAVGRRASEGVRLELCMEDRQGLLADVTRTLRENGLNITRAEISTREMVAVNAFYVTDAIGNPADPKIIEAVREKVGLSKLKVKELPVIYNEKAESEEHTVGVGETVLFSLGSLVRRNLYNLGLIKSYS